Proteins encoded in a region of the Polyangium spumosum genome:
- a CDS encoding mannose-1-phosphate guanylyltransferase, whose translation MQSAPHVFALILAGGAGTRFWPASRAARPKQLLPLVGKAPLIRQTAERIEPLVGWERLFVATGTHLVEPTAEALPELYAENTLVEPAARNTAPCIGWAAFHIARKNPDAVLMVLPSDHHVRDVPGFRRALERAVASAARGTITTIGIKPTHPETGYGYIELEEEARGAEALPAKRFVEKPDAARAEAFVAGGKHLWNAGMFFFRVRDMVQAIREHMPTLAEGLDQIDRAAEQGEEQSAVERIFPTLPSVSIDHGVMDHLDHFAVVPGDFGWSDVGSFQTAFELAEKDAQQNAAPKGALFVDARRNLVMDLRAGADEGKRVIALVGVEDIVVVETDDALLVVPRARAQDVKEVVAALKARGRSRLV comes from the coding sequence ATGCAATCCGCTCCCCACGTCTTCGCCTTGATCCTCGCCGGCGGCGCCGGCACGCGTTTCTGGCCGGCGTCACGCGCCGCGCGGCCGAAGCAGCTCTTGCCCCTCGTGGGGAAGGCGCCGCTCATCCGGCAGACGGCCGAGCGGATCGAGCCGCTCGTCGGCTGGGAGCGGCTCTTCGTGGCGACGGGGACGCACCTCGTGGAGCCGACGGCCGAGGCCCTGCCGGAGCTTTACGCCGAGAACACGCTCGTCGAGCCGGCCGCGCGGAACACGGCGCCTTGTATTGGTTGGGCGGCGTTTCACATTGCCCGGAAAAACCCGGACGCCGTGCTGATGGTCCTGCCGAGTGATCACCACGTCCGCGACGTCCCGGGCTTCCGCCGCGCGCTCGAGCGCGCCGTCGCCTCGGCCGCGCGCGGGACGATCACGACGATCGGGATCAAGCCCACGCACCCGGAGACGGGGTACGGGTACATCGAGCTCGAGGAGGAGGCGCGGGGCGCGGAGGCATTGCCGGCGAAGCGATTCGTGGAGAAGCCGGACGCGGCGCGGGCCGAGGCCTTCGTGGCCGGCGGCAAGCACCTCTGGAATGCGGGGATGTTCTTCTTCCGGGTGCGCGACATGGTGCAGGCCATTCGCGAGCACATGCCCACCCTCGCCGAGGGGCTCGACCAGATCGACCGCGCCGCCGAGCAGGGCGAGGAGCAGAGCGCCGTGGAGCGGATCTTCCCGACGTTGCCCTCGGTCAGCATCGATCACGGCGTGATGGACCACCTCGACCATTTCGCCGTGGTGCCCGGCGATTTCGGCTGGAGCGACGTGGGCAGCTTCCAGACGGCGTTCGAGCTCGCGGAGAAGGACGCGCAGCAGAATGCGGCGCCGAAGGGCGCGCTCTTCGTCGACGCGCGGCGGAACCTGGTGATGGACCTGCGCGCGGGCGCGGACGAGGGCAAACGCGTGATCGCGCTCGTCGGCGTGGAGGACATCGTCGTCGTGGAGACCGACGACGCCTTGCTCGTCGTGCCCCGGGCGCGCGCGCAGGACGTGAAGGAGGTCGTGGCGGCGCTCAAGGCGCGGGGACGCTCGCGCCTCGTTTGA
- a CDS encoding cyclic nucleotide-binding/CBS domain-containing protein produces MKGHARHIMTHHAEAVSLGTPLEEIARLLVDARIGGVPVVDEHERVVGFVSETDLMATLLQGLTPGAAARDVMSHPPIVVDEFATTDEVMNILRTAQIHHLPVIRNGRLVGIITPLDVLRYFVEKVMPPAPEVG; encoded by the coding sequence ATGAAGGGACACGCGCGCCACATCATGACGCATCACGCCGAGGCCGTCTCGCTCGGGACGCCGCTCGAGGAGATCGCACGGCTGCTCGTGGACGCGCGGATCGGCGGCGTCCCGGTCGTCGACGAGCACGAGCGCGTGGTCGGATTCGTGAGCGAGACGGATCTGATGGCGACGCTCCTGCAAGGGCTGACGCCCGGAGCGGCGGCGCGCGACGTGATGAGCCACCCGCCGATCGTCGTGGACGAGTTCGCCACGACGGACGAGGTGATGAACATCCTGCGGACGGCCCAGATCCACCATTTGCCGGTGATACGGAATGGGCGGCTCGTCGGGATCATCACCCCGCTCGACGTGCTCCGGTATTTCGTGGAGAAGGTGATGCCGCCCGCGCCCGAGGTGGGTTAG
- a CDS encoding succinate dehydrogenase/fumarate reductase iron-sulfur subunit: protein MRIALEVWRQRSPEEPGRFVRYETTEASPDMSLLELLDVVNEGLVRSGEEPIAFDSDCREGICGTCGFMVNGLAHGPLQGAAACQVYLRNFRDGATLYLEPFRAKAFPLIKDLVINRGALDRIVAAGGYVSVNTGNAPEANTSTIRKARAERAMDAAACIACGACIAACPNASAALFTGAKITHLGSLPEGQPERARRALRMVRAASAEGFGHCTFAGECETACPKSIPLEVITQMNHDYLKARLSGEDRAPPRHIEPGTPKRRR from the coding sequence ATGCGGATCGCGCTCGAGGTCTGGCGCCAGCGGAGCCCCGAGGAGCCGGGCCGGTTCGTCCGGTACGAGACCACGGAGGCCTCGCCCGACATGTCGCTGCTCGAGCTGCTCGACGTCGTCAACGAGGGCCTCGTCCGCAGCGGCGAGGAGCCGATCGCGTTCGACAGCGATTGCCGCGAGGGCATCTGCGGCACGTGTGGATTCATGGTCAACGGCCTCGCGCACGGACCGCTCCAGGGCGCGGCCGCGTGCCAGGTCTACCTCCGCAATTTCCGCGACGGAGCGACGCTTTATCTCGAACCTTTCCGCGCGAAGGCATTCCCGCTCATCAAGGACCTCGTGATCAACCGCGGCGCGCTCGATCGGATCGTCGCCGCGGGCGGCTACGTCTCGGTCAATACGGGAAATGCCCCGGAGGCGAACACCTCGACGATCCGCAAGGCCCGCGCGGAGCGGGCCATGGACGCGGCGGCGTGTATCGCCTGCGGGGCGTGTATCGCGGCCTGCCCGAATGCCTCGGCCGCGCTCTTCACCGGCGCGAAGATCACCCACCTCGGCAGCCTCCCGGAGGGCCAGCCCGAGCGGGCGCGGCGCGCGCTCCGGATGGTCCGTGCTGCGTCCGCGGAGGGCTTCGGCCATTGCACGTTCGCGGGGGAGTGCGAGACCGCGTGCCCGAAGAGCATCCCCCTCGAGGTCATCACGCAGATGAACCACGACTACCTCAAAGCCCGGCTCTCGGGCGAGGACCGGGCGCCGCCGCGGCACATCGAGCCCGGCACGCCGAAACGACGCCGCTGA
- a CDS encoding succinate dehydrogenase cytochrome b subunit, which produces MATSVELGTTSVAKKALMAVSGLVLTVYVVVHLAGNLLYFAGPEALDAYAALLHKSPTVLWSARAVLFAAFAVHVFYAIDLYTRKASARPVAYGRYERAVSSPGARTMIWTGFVLLGFVVYHVLHLTLGLAHPAFVPGRVHRNVSIGFSSIVPTVMYVGSMIALGLHVSHGVLSMTQSLGLTLRRQGLRGLRRFATVLALIVAVGLAAIPITALALAMTSGR; this is translated from the coding sequence ATGGCGACGAGCGTGGAGCTCGGCACGACGAGCGTCGCGAAAAAAGCGCTGATGGCGGTGAGCGGGCTCGTGCTCACGGTGTACGTCGTCGTGCACCTCGCGGGCAACCTGCTCTATTTCGCGGGCCCCGAGGCGCTCGACGCTTATGCCGCGCTCCTCCACAAGAGCCCGACGGTGCTCTGGTCGGCCCGCGCCGTCCTCTTCGCGGCGTTCGCCGTTCACGTGTTTTACGCGATCGACCTCTACACGCGGAAGGCCTCCGCGCGTCCGGTCGCGTACGGCCGTTACGAGCGCGCCGTGAGCAGCCCAGGCGCGCGCACCATGATCTGGACGGGGTTCGTCCTCCTCGGGTTCGTCGTTTATCACGTCCTCCACCTGACCCTGGGCCTCGCGCACCCGGCGTTCGTCCCGGGGCGCGTCCATCGGAACGTCTCGATCGGCTTCTCCTCGATCGTGCCCACCGTGATGTACGTGGGCAGCATGATCGCGCTCGGCTTGCACGTCTCGCACGGCGTGCTCTCGATGACGCAATCGCTCGGCCTGACCCTCCGGCGGCAAGGGTTGCGCGGGCTCCGGCGGTTCGCCACGGTCCTCGCCCTGATCGTCGCCGTGGGCCTGGCTGCCATTCCGATCACCGCGCTCGCCCTCGCCATGACGAGCGGGCGGTAG
- the folK gene encoding 2-amino-4-hydroxy-6-hydroxymethyldihydropteridine diphosphokinase, whose translation MKHARRIALALGSNLGDREATLARAIADLRATPGFVVVDCSPLYVTPPAGGPPQGDYLNGAVLLSTALPAREVLERTQAIERALGRVRPDPVRWGPRTIDIDILWIEGECIDEPGLEVPHPRLEGRVFALRPLLDVAPDAAHPRTGKRYDVLPAASLPITRA comes from the coding sequence ATGAAACACGCCCGGCGTATCGCCCTCGCCCTCGGCTCGAACCTCGGCGACCGCGAGGCCACCCTCGCGCGCGCTATCGCCGACCTCCGCGCCACACCCGGGTTTGTCGTGGTCGACTGCTCGCCGCTGTACGTCACGCCGCCCGCGGGCGGGCCACCTCAGGGGGATTACTTGAATGGCGCCGTCCTCCTCTCGACGGCCCTGCCGGCGCGGGAGGTCCTCGAGCGCACGCAGGCCATCGAGCGAGCGCTCGGCCGTGTCCGGCCCGATCCCGTGCGCTGGGGCCCTCGCACGATCGACATCGACATCCTCTGGATCGAGGGTGAATGCATCGACGAACCCGGCCTCGAAGTCCCGCACCCGCGCCTCGAAGGCCGCGTCTTCGCGCTCCGCCCGCTGCTCGACGTCGCTCCCGACGCGGCGCACCCGCGCACGGGCAAACGTTACGACGTGTTGCCTGCGGCGAGCTTGCCGATCACGCGGGCATAA
- the gshB gene encoding glutathione synthase codes for MRFVFVMDPLTRVSHDKDTTFAFIRAAQARGHQSFHCLPQDLYVSQGFPFATAHRVEILPDPPYITLRRDEGAVRLPLHDVEAVFIRKDPPFDQAYLYATLMLEPARGKTLIINDPRGLRDANEKLYALGFSEWTPKTLVTADRDMIHDFVRDVGGTAVIKPLDGAGGWGVMMLRSDDKNARAIADMLTGEGQRLAMVQEFLPAVSEGDKRILLLDGEPLGAILRVPRGDEIRSNIHVGGRVVPTDLTPRERELVRSVGARLKADGLVFVGLDVIGEHLTEVNVTSPTGIQELSRFTGQDQAARVIEWAEKTARTR; via the coding sequence ATGCGCTTCGTGTTCGTGATGGACCCTCTGACCCGCGTGAGCCACGACAAGGACACGACCTTCGCGTTCATCCGCGCAGCGCAGGCCCGGGGTCATCAGAGCTTCCACTGCCTCCCGCAAGACCTCTACGTCTCGCAAGGGTTTCCGTTCGCCACGGCGCATCGCGTCGAGATCCTCCCCGATCCGCCGTACATCACGCTGCGCCGGGACGAGGGCGCCGTGCGCTTGCCTCTGCACGACGTCGAGGCCGTCTTCATCCGCAAGGATCCGCCCTTCGATCAGGCCTACCTCTACGCGACGCTCATGCTCGAGCCCGCGCGCGGCAAGACGCTCATCATCAACGACCCGCGTGGCCTGCGCGACGCCAACGAAAAACTCTACGCGCTCGGCTTCTCCGAGTGGACGCCGAAGACCTTGGTCACCGCCGATCGCGACATGATCCACGACTTCGTCCGCGACGTCGGCGGCACCGCGGTCATCAAGCCGCTCGACGGCGCCGGCGGCTGGGGCGTGATGATGCTGCGATCCGACGACAAGAACGCCCGCGCCATCGCCGACATGCTCACGGGCGAAGGACAACGGCTCGCGATGGTGCAGGAGTTCCTCCCGGCCGTGTCCGAGGGCGACAAGCGTATCCTCCTGCTCGACGGCGAGCCGCTCGGCGCGATCCTGCGTGTCCCGCGCGGCGACGAGATCCGCTCGAACATCCACGTCGGCGGCCGCGTCGTCCCGACCGACCTCACGCCGCGCGAGCGCGAGCTCGTCCGCTCCGTCGGCGCGCGCCTCAAGGCCGACGGCCTCGTCTTCGTGGGCCTCGACGTCATCGGCGAGCACCTCACCGAGGTCAACGTCACGAGCCCGACCGGCATCCAGGAGCTCAGCCGCTTCACCGGCCAGGACCAGGCCGCCCGCGTCATCGAGTGGGCCGAAAAGACGGCGCGCACGCGCTGA
- a CDS encoding DUF1152 domain-containing protein, translating to MVPTFLARLADPSIETVLVCGCGGGFDFLQGATLLPELERLGKRVVLGSYSFGEPERIDDAPVVFTAETGAVVKRVLGHSIPPPDYGPEVHLASFLDQERPEGAPHFVYAYYARAFTVPALRAFYAELVRRHDIDAVILVDGGSDSLMRGDEEGLGDPIEDAVSVGAVAELEGLKLKLLLSIGLGADRFNGVSDAASLRAVAELTEAGGYLGAVSLEPTSPGFTFYKRCVEHVYANQTFRSALTGFILSATEGHYGGELVPPALRSRVSPGRFFVWPLMAMIWAFDVEAVARRSKIVGWIRECTTVRDCHLALRRGRDLLAEGPREVENLPRQEDMVGY from the coding sequence ATGGTACCGACCTTCCTCGCGCGGCTCGCCGATCCCTCCATCGAGACCGTCCTCGTCTGCGGCTGCGGCGGCGGCTTCGATTTCTTGCAAGGCGCGACGCTCCTGCCCGAGCTCGAGCGGCTCGGCAAGCGCGTCGTCCTCGGCAGTTATTCGTTCGGGGAGCCCGAGCGCATCGACGACGCGCCCGTCGTGTTCACGGCCGAGACCGGCGCCGTCGTCAAGCGTGTCCTCGGGCATTCGATCCCCCCGCCCGATTACGGCCCGGAGGTGCACCTCGCGAGCTTCCTCGACCAGGAGCGCCCCGAGGGCGCGCCGCATTTCGTCTACGCCTATTATGCCCGCGCCTTCACCGTGCCCGCCCTCCGCGCCTTTTACGCCGAGCTCGTCCGGCGCCACGACATCGACGCCGTGATCCTCGTCGACGGGGGCTCGGATTCGCTCATGCGCGGCGACGAGGAGGGGCTCGGCGATCCGATCGAGGACGCGGTCTCGGTCGGGGCGGTGGCCGAGCTCGAAGGCTTGAAGCTCAAGCTGCTGCTCTCGATCGGCCTCGGCGCCGACCGTTTTAATGGTGTCTCCGACGCGGCCAGCCTGCGCGCCGTCGCCGAGCTCACCGAGGCCGGCGGTTACCTCGGCGCCGTGAGCCTCGAGCCGACGAGCCCGGGGTTTACGTTCTACAAGCGCTGCGTCGAGCACGTATATGCGAACCAGACGTTCCGCTCGGCGCTCACCGGCTTCATTTTATCGGCGACCGAGGGGCATTACGGCGGCGAGCTCGTGCCGCCCGCCTTGCGCAGCCGCGTCAGCCCCGGCCGGTTCTTCGTCTGGCCGCTCATGGCCATGATCTGGGCCTTCGACGTGGAGGCCGTGGCGCGCCGCTCGAAGATCGTCGGCTGGATCCGCGAATGCACCACCGTGCGTGATTGCCACCTCGCGCTCCGCCGCGGCCGCGACCTGCTCGCGGAGGGCCCGCGCGAGGTGGAGAACCTGCCGCGGCAGGAGGACATGGTCGGTTATTGA
- a CDS encoding undecaprenyl-diphosphate phosphatase: MLPLAEVVLLAGIQGLAEALPISRSGHGAALRLWLDPGPGGAMLESILHVATASALFVGARRLLVAAASEGLRAVARPSLLRSSPGARDAAVLVVAAGTSLLTRALVAPFVELWSGAPIAVGFGLVWTGLVVGTTSLAPVGRAEAPPLSLALLLGLVHGTGALPGGSDVGAALVIALWMGAKPDRALDLALALTGVTLLASFVAGLRVAPAVPELGAAAIVLGLLTAFLGATVAIGLAKSLLEKHALARLVFWILPLGFATVSYGRSLP, encoded by the coding sequence GTGCTGCCGCTCGCGGAGGTGGTGCTCCTCGCCGGGATTCAGGGCCTCGCCGAGGCGCTGCCGATCTCGCGCTCGGGGCACGGCGCGGCCCTGCGCCTCTGGCTCGATCCGGGGCCCGGCGGCGCCATGCTCGAGTCGATCCTGCACGTCGCGACGGCCTCGGCGCTCTTCGTGGGGGCGCGGCGGCTGCTCGTCGCCGCGGCCTCCGAGGGCCTGCGGGCCGTCGCGCGTCCTTCCCTCTTGCGCTCGTCGCCGGGCGCCCGCGACGCCGCCGTGCTCGTGGTCGCCGCGGGCACGAGCCTGCTCACGCGCGCGCTCGTGGCGCCGTTCGTCGAGCTCTGGAGCGGCGCGCCGATCGCCGTGGGCTTCGGCCTCGTCTGGACGGGCCTCGTCGTTGGCACGACGAGCCTCGCGCCGGTCGGGCGCGCGGAGGCGCCGCCGCTCTCGCTCGCCTTGTTGCTCGGCCTCGTCCACGGCACGGGCGCGCTGCCGGGCGGCTCGGACGTGGGCGCCGCGCTCGTGATCGCCCTCTGGATGGGCGCGAAGCCCGATCGCGCCCTCGACCTCGCCCTCGCGCTCACGGGCGTGACGCTCCTCGCCTCGTTCGTCGCGGGCCTGCGCGTGGCGCCGGCCGTCCCGGAGCTCGGGGCGGCGGCGATCGTGCTCGGGCTCCTGACGGCGTTCCTCGGCGCGACGGTCGCGATCGGCCTCGCGAAGAGCTTGCTCGAAAAACATGCCCTCGCGCGGCTCGTGTTCTGGATCCTGCCCCTGGGCTTCGCCACGGTCTCGTACGGCCGTTCGTTACCGTGA
- a CDS encoding fumarate reductase/succinate dehydrogenase flavoprotein subunit, giving the protein MLLDGKIPGGPLPQKWERRKLEYALVSPANRRKYRVLVVGTGLAGASAAATLGELGYHVECVFFHDSPRRAHSIAAQGGINAAKNYQNDGDSVHRLFQDTIKGGDYRAREGNVYRLAEVSVQIIDQCVAQGVPFAREYGGKLANRSFGGAQVSRTFYARGQTGQQLLLGAYQALLRQVQAGTVRLSPRTEMLDLVVADGRARGIVARDLVTGEIKTFVADAVVLATGGYGNAYFLSTYARNSNATAIWRAHRRGAFFSNPCFTQIHPTCIPVSGEHQSKLTLMSESLRNDGRIWVPLRAEDKRPPGEIPEDERDYYLERKYPSYGNLTPRDVASRAAKAVCDEGRGVGASGLGVYLDFADAIRRLGANVIAERYGNLFDMYAEITGEDPYRAPMRIYPAIHYTMGGLWVDYDLMSTIDGLFVAGEANFSDHGANRLGASALMQGLADGYFIAPLAVGSYLARARPAALDDTHAAFERARKDTRARIERLLSARGRRSAASFHRELGKLLWDTCGMSRNREGLERALARIPELREQFHRELLVPGQGESLNRELETAGRVADYFELGELICRDALHREESCGGHFREEYQTPEGEAQRDDERFAYVAAWQWRDGEAPELHKEPLVFQAAPPMQRSYK; this is encoded by the coding sequence ATGCTCCTCGACGGCAAGATCCCCGGCGGCCCGCTCCCGCAGAAATGGGAGCGCCGCAAGCTCGAATACGCGCTCGTGAGCCCGGCGAACCGCCGCAAATACAGGGTGCTCGTCGTCGGCACGGGCCTCGCGGGCGCCTCGGCCGCGGCCACGCTCGGCGAGCTCGGGTATCACGTCGAGTGCGTCTTCTTCCACGACAGCCCTCGCCGCGCGCACAGCATCGCGGCCCAGGGCGGCATCAACGCCGCGAAGAACTACCAGAACGACGGCGACAGCGTGCACCGCCTCTTCCAGGACACCATCAAGGGCGGCGATTACCGGGCCCGCGAGGGGAACGTCTACCGCCTCGCCGAGGTGAGCGTGCAGATCATCGATCAATGCGTGGCCCAAGGCGTCCCGTTCGCCCGCGAATACGGGGGCAAACTCGCGAACCGCTCCTTCGGCGGCGCCCAGGTCTCCCGCACGTTTTACGCGCGCGGACAGACGGGCCAGCAGCTCTTGCTCGGCGCCTACCAGGCCCTGCTCCGCCAGGTCCAGGCGGGCACGGTGCGCCTCTCACCTCGCACGGAGATGCTCGACCTCGTCGTCGCCGACGGACGCGCACGCGGCATCGTCGCACGGGACCTCGTCACCGGCGAGATCAAGACGTTCGTCGCCGACGCGGTCGTCCTCGCCACAGGCGGTTATGGCAATGCCTACTTCCTCTCCACGTACGCGCGAAACTCGAACGCGACCGCGATCTGGCGCGCCCATCGCCGCGGCGCGTTCTTCTCGAACCCCTGCTTCACGCAGATCCACCCCACGTGTATCCCCGTCAGCGGCGAGCACCAGTCGAAGCTCACGCTCATGAGCGAGTCGCTCCGCAACGACGGCCGCATCTGGGTGCCGCTCCGCGCCGAGGACAAACGCCCGCCCGGAGAGATCCCCGAGGACGAGCGCGACTATTACCTCGAGCGAAAATACCCGAGCTACGGCAACCTCACGCCCCGCGACGTCGCCTCCCGCGCGGCGAAGGCCGTCTGCGACGAGGGCCGCGGCGTCGGCGCCTCGGGGCTCGGGGTCTACCTCGATTTCGCGGACGCGATCCGCCGCCTCGGCGCGAACGTCATCGCGGAGCGGTATGGAAACCTCTTCGACATGTACGCCGAGATCACCGGCGAGGACCCCTATCGCGCCCCGATGCGTATCTACCCGGCCATCCATTACACGATGGGCGGCCTCTGGGTCGATTACGACCTCATGAGCACGATCGACGGCCTCTTCGTGGCCGGCGAGGCGAATTTCTCCGATCACGGGGCGAACCGGCTCGGCGCGAGCGCGCTCATGCAGGGCCTCGCCGACGGGTATTTCATCGCCCCGCTCGCGGTCGGCAGTTACCTCGCGCGCGCGCGGCCGGCCGCGCTCGACGATACCCACGCCGCATTCGAGCGGGCCCGGAAGGACACGAGGGCCCGCATCGAGCGGCTCCTCTCGGCGCGCGGCAGGCGCAGCGCCGCCTCGTTCCACCGCGAGCTCGGCAAGCTGCTCTGGGACACCTGCGGCATGTCCCGCAATCGCGAGGGCCTCGAGCGCGCCCTCGCCCGGATCCCAGAGCTGCGCGAGCAGTTTCATCGGGAGCTGCTCGTCCCCGGCCAGGGCGAATCGCTCAACCGCGAGCTCGAGACCGCCGGCCGCGTGGCCGATTATTTCGAGCTCGGCGAGCTCATCTGCCGCGACGCGCTCCACCGCGAGGAGTCCTGCGGCGGCCATTTCCGCGAGGAGTACCAGACCCCGGAGGGAGAGGCCCAGCGCGACGACGAGCGCTTCGCCTACGTCGCGGCGTGGCAATGGCGCGACGGCGAGGCGCCCGAATTGCACAAGGAGCCGCTCGTCTTCCAGGCGGCCCCGCCCATGCAAAGGAGCTACAAGTGA